One window from the genome of Acinetobacter lanii encodes:
- a CDS encoding AAA family ATPase: MLTKFSVQNFKRFEDQITLDWKAANYEFNQDCIKNNHVKTALIYGKNGTGKTNLAWAIFDIIRHITDNYSNSIPANNFLNENSELEYASFEYHFLFEKTKVSYAYKKNSDAELISEKLKIDDLEVIYYKIGSPFSCSLKGTESLNKHLDKDNKISALKYIFNNSNLDKRNPQNKVFIQFMNFVNSMLLFRTLFDSKTYAGYRNGADHIFRDILKKGNLKDFEKFLNDCEIECQLAETLSDSEPTIGFKFKNKVIPISSIGSTGTKSLALFYFWWQEIKEGKISFLLIDEFDSSYHFKLSRQIVERLKNIDSQVVLTTHNTTLLDNDLIRPDCGFKITGKDITSLHNSTKKDIRLAHNIEKMYRSGSFE, encoded by the coding sequence ATGCTTACTAAATTTTCAGTCCAAAATTTCAAGAGATTTGAAGATCAGATTACACTCGATTGGAAAGCTGCTAATTATGAATTCAACCAAGATTGCATAAAAAACAATCATGTAAAAACTGCCTTGATATATGGAAAAAATGGTACTGGGAAAACAAACCTAGCATGGGCTATATTCGATATAATTAGACATATTACTGATAATTATAGTAATTCAATTCCAGCAAATAATTTTCTGAATGAAAATTCAGAATTAGAATATGCCTCATTTGAATATCATTTTCTATTTGAAAAAACTAAAGTTTCTTATGCTTATAAAAAAAATAGCGATGCTGAATTAATTTCAGAAAAATTAAAAATCGATGATCTTGAGGTTATATACTATAAAATAGGCTCACCTTTTTCTTGCTCATTGAAAGGTACAGAAAGTTTAAATAAACATTTAGACAAGGATAATAAAATATCAGCCTTAAAATACATTTTCAATAATAGTAATCTAGATAAAAGAAATCCCCAAAATAAAGTATTTATTCAGTTCATGAATTTTGTAAATAGCATGTTACTCTTTAGAACACTTTTTGATTCTAAAACGTATGCTGGCTATAGAAATGGAGCAGATCATATTTTTAGGGATATTTTAAAAAAAGGAAATCTTAAAGATTTTGAAAAATTCCTGAACGATTGTGAAATCGAATGTCAACTAGCTGAAACTTTAAGTGATAGTGAGCCTACGATCGGTTTTAAATTTAAAAATAAAGTTATTCCAATCTCTTCTATTGGGTCTACTGGTACTAAAAGCCTTGCCTTATTCTACTTTTGGTGGCAAGAGATTAAGGAAGGTAAAATTTCATTCTTGCTTATTGATGAGTTTGATTCATCTTATCATTTCAAACTTTCACGTCAAATTGTAGAACGACTTAAAAACATTGATTCTCAAGTAGTATTAACCACCCATAATACAACTCTTTTAGATAATGATCTAATCAGACCAGACTGTGGATTTAAGATAACTGGAAAAGATATTACATCTCTTCATAATAGTACAAAAAAAGATATTCGCTTAGCTCATAACATTGAAAAAATGTATCGTTCAGGAAGTTTTGAATGA
- the ygfZ gene encoding CAF17-like 4Fe-4S cluster assembly/insertion protein YgfZ: MSNLAFSSFTLNGVDAQKFLQGQVTLHVERLEENVTRYTAICDLKGRIHFGLWLTKLNPESFVIVTTQDQAEEFAKHIKKFGAFSKMKLEEAGQVFPTLQDDLTTFTAETTDVAAWQVQAIEQGQAFITQATEHVFQPQELRLHQREGVHYDKGCYLGQEVIARLWFKAKPKAWLHAISGTGTAPEQTAQLHDHVQVVNSAATANGYVALVVARPEALESLDVTVLALPEALNGDVARPV; the protein is encoded by the coding sequence ATGAGCAATCTCGCTTTTTCCTCATTCACTTTAAATGGTGTGGATGCGCAAAAATTCTTACAAGGTCAAGTGACCTTACATGTTGAACGCCTTGAAGAAAATGTCACACGCTACACCGCGATTTGTGATTTAAAAGGTCGTATTCACTTTGGTTTATGGCTGACTAAACTGAACCCTGAAAGCTTTGTGATTGTGACCACACAAGACCAAGCCGAAGAATTTGCCAAACACATTAAAAAGTTTGGTGCATTCTCAAAAATGAAACTTGAAGAAGCAGGTCAAGTGTTCCCGACCCTTCAAGACGATCTAACGACTTTCACAGCAGAAACAACCGATGTGGCTGCATGGCAAGTTCAAGCGATTGAGCAGGGTCAGGCATTTATCACCCAAGCAACTGAGCATGTGTTTCAACCACAAGAACTCCGTTTACATCAACGTGAAGGCGTTCACTATGACAAAGGTTGTTACTTGGGTCAGGAAGTGATTGCACGTTTATGGTTTAAAGCCAAACCAAAAGCGTGGTTGCATGCCATTTCAGGTACAGGCACTGCGCCTGAGCAAACCGCTCAATTGCATGACCATGTGCAAGTTGTGAACAGTGCTGCTACTGCAAATGGTTATGTGGCATTGGTGGTGGCACGTCCTGAAGCTTTAGAGAGTTTAGATGTGACTGTTTTGGCGTTGCCTGAAGCCTTAAATGGTGATGTGGCACGTCCTGTATAA
- the acnD gene encoding Fe/S-dependent 2-methylisocitrate dehydratase AcnD — MNNNYRKPLQGTQLEYFDVRQAVEDIQPGAYATLPYTSKVLAEQLVRRCDPAILEQSLKELIFSKQDHDFPWYPARVVCHDILGQTALVDLAGLRDAIAEQGGDPSKVNPVVPTQLIVDHSLAVEYGGFDPDAFEKNRAIEDRRNEDRFHFIEWTKTAFENVDVIPAGNGIMHQINLEKMSPVIQNRGGIAYPDTCVGTDSHTPHTDALGVISIGVGGLEAENVMLGRASWMRLPDIIGVEFVGQRQPGITATDIVLALTEFLRKERVVGAYLEFFGEGADSMSVGDRATISNMTPEYGATAAMFYIDQNTIDYLTLTGREAEQVKLVEAYAKEIGLWASEMKQAKYPRVLRFDLSTVTRNIAGPSNPHARVSTADLKAKGIAGNLNAARAQEAEGLMPDGAIIIAAITSCTNTSNPRNTVAAGLLARKANELGLVRKPWVKSSFAPGSKAAALYLEEAGVLKDLEKLGFGIVAYACTTCNGMSGALDPKIQQEIIDRDLYATAVLSGNRNFDGRIHPYAKQAFLASPPLVVAYAIAGTIRFDIETDSLGNDKDGNPIYLKDIWPSDEEIDALVKQAVKPEQFKKVYIPMFDLGVNVKASSPLYDWRPQSTYIRRPPYWEGALAAPRTLANMRPLAILGDNITTDHLSPSNAIVLDSASGEYLKKMGLPEEDFNSYATHRGDHLTTQRATFANPKLFNEMVVRSDGTIKQGSKARVEPEGEVMRMWEAIETYMNRKQPLIIIAGKDYGQGSSRDWAAKGVRLAGVEAIVAEGFERIHRTNLVGMGVLPLEFKSGTDRKTLGLDGTELYSVIGNIAPRSDLTLVVERATADGKNEIVKVPVTCRLDTEEEVHVYEAGGVLQRFAQDFLEGNVA; from the coding sequence ATGAACAATAACTACCGTAAACCGCTGCAAGGCACTCAGCTCGAATATTTTGACGTGCGTCAAGCCGTAGAAGATATTCAGCCAGGCGCATATGCGACTTTACCCTATACCTCAAAAGTGCTTGCAGAACAGTTGGTGCGCCGTTGTGATCCTGCAATTCTAGAGCAATCGTTGAAAGAATTGATCTTCTCTAAACAAGATCACGATTTTCCATGGTATCCCGCACGTGTGGTGTGTCATGACATTTTGGGTCAAACGGCACTGGTCGATTTGGCAGGCTTACGTGATGCGATTGCAGAGCAAGGCGGTGATCCATCCAAAGTGAATCCTGTTGTGCCAACCCAACTGATTGTCGATCATTCATTGGCAGTGGAATACGGCGGTTTCGATCCAGATGCTTTTGAGAAAAACCGTGCCATTGAAGACCGTCGTAACGAAGACCGTTTCCATTTTATTGAATGGACCAAAACAGCCTTTGAAAATGTCGATGTGATTCCGGCGGGCAACGGCATCATGCACCAAATCAATTTGGAAAAAATGTCACCGGTGATTCAAAACCGTGGTGGTATTGCTTATCCAGATACCTGTGTCGGCACAGATTCACATACCCCACACACTGATGCTTTAGGCGTGATTTCCATTGGTGTGGGTGGTTTAGAGGCTGAAAACGTGATGCTCGGTCGTGCGTCTTGGATGCGTCTGCCGGATATTATTGGGGTCGAGTTTGTCGGTCAGCGCCAGCCGGGCATTACCGCAACCGATATTGTACTAGCACTGACTGAGTTCTTACGTAAAGAACGTGTGGTTGGTGCATACCTAGAATTCTTCGGTGAAGGTGCAGACAGCATGTCGGTGGGGGATCGTGCCACGATTTCCAACATGACCCCTGAATACGGTGCAACGGCTGCAATGTTCTATATCGACCAGAACACCATCGATTACTTAACGTTGACGGGTCGTGAAGCTGAACAGGTGAAACTGGTTGAAGCCTATGCCAAAGAAATTGGGCTTTGGGCATCTGAGATGAAACAAGCCAAGTATCCTCGAGTGCTTCGTTTTGATTTATCGACTGTGACCCGTAACATTGCAGGACCATCGAATCCGCATGCGCGTGTATCCACAGCAGACTTAAAAGCAAAAGGTATCGCAGGTAACTTAAACGCGGCGCGTGCGCAAGAAGCGGAAGGTTTAATGCCAGATGGTGCAATCATTATCGCTGCGATTACGTCATGTACCAATACTTCAAACCCGCGTAACACTGTTGCCGCAGGTTTGCTTGCACGTAAAGCCAATGAACTCGGTCTGGTGCGCAAACCTTGGGTGAAATCTTCATTTGCACCGGGGTCTAAAGCGGCTGCGCTGTATTTGGAAGAAGCCGGTGTACTGAAAGATTTAGAAAAGCTTGGTTTCGGTATCGTGGCGTATGCATGTACCACCTGTAACGGTATGTCGGGTGCGCTTGATCCAAAAATTCAACAAGAAATCATTGACCGTGATTTGTATGCGACTGCGGTACTATCAGGTAACCGTAACTTCGATGGTCGTATCCATCCTTATGCAAAACAAGCATTCTTGGCATCTCCGCCATTAGTGGTGGCTTATGCAATTGCAGGGACAATTCGTTTTGACATCGAAACCGATTCGCTTGGCAATGACAAAGATGGTAATCCGATTTACCTCAAAGACATTTGGCCATCGGATGAAGAAATTGATGCACTGGTGAAACAAGCGGTGAAGCCTGAGCAGTTTAAGAAAGTCTATATCCCAATGTTTGATTTGGGTGTGAATGTCAAAGCTTCGAGTCCTTTATACGACTGGCGTCCGCAAAGTACCTATATTCGCCGTCCACCGTATTGGGAAGGGGCACTTGCTGCACCTCGTACCTTAGCAAATATGCGTCCGCTTGCAATTTTGGGTGACAATATCACCACCGATCATTTGTCACCATCCAATGCGATTGTGTTGGACAGTGCTTCGGGTGAATATTTGAAGAAAATGGGCTTGCCTGAAGAAGACTTTAACTCTTATGCAACGCACCGTGGCGATCACTTAACCACACAACGTGCGACTTTCGCCAACCCGAAACTGTTTAACGAAATGGTGGTGCGTTCCGACGGTACGATTAAGCAGGGTTCGAAAGCGCGTGTTGAGCCTGAGGGCGAAGTGATGCGTATGTGGGAAGCGATTGAAACTTACATGAACCGTAAACAGCCTTTAATCATTATTGCAGGTAAGGATTATGGTCAGGGTTCGAGTCGTGACTGGGCAGCGAAAGGGGTGCGTCTTGCTGGTGTTGAAGCGATTGTAGCGGAAGGTTTTGAGCGTATTCACCGTACCAACTTGGTCGGTATGGGCGTATTACCGCTTGAGTTTAAATCAGGGACTGATCGTAAAACCTTAGGCTTAGATGGTACTGAGCTGTATAGCGTGATTGGTAATATTGCGCCACGTTCTGATTTGACTTTGGTGGTTGAGCGTGCAACTGCGGATGGTAAAAATGAAATTGTGAAAGTGCCTGTGACTTGTCGTTTAGATACCGAAGAAGAGGTGCATGTGTATGAAGCGGGTGGAGTATTACAACGCTTTGCGCAGGATTTCTTGGAAGGGAATGTGGCTTAA
- a CDS encoding ribonuclease E inhibitor RraB: MTRDFEQFPDDDNGNVLWQMHEDGDDLTEAHEIEYSIAFNSKEQAEKCALYLLQEEQKISLFIDEEAAQPEWVITIYVYMEPEYSDIVDLEEWFTKIAEQHGGEYDGWGCMAYVYDDEDIEELDEEFKS, from the coding sequence ATGACACGCGATTTTGAACAATTCCCTGATGACGACAATGGCAACGTCCTTTGGCAAATGCACGAAGACGGTGACGACCTGACCGAAGCCCATGAAATCGAATATTCGATTGCCTTTAACAGCAAAGAACAGGCAGAAAAATGTGCACTGTATTTGCTGCAAGAAGAACAGAAAATCAGTTTATTTATTGACGAAGAAGCAGCACAGCCTGAATGGGTCATCACCATTTATGTGTATATGGAACCTGAATATTCAGACATCGTCGATTTAGAAGAATGGTTCACCAAAATCGCAGAGCAACATGGCGGTGAATACGATGGTTGGGGCTGTATGGCTTATGTCTATGATGACGAAGATATTGAAGAGTTAGACGAAGAATTTAAAAGCTAA
- a CDS encoding pseudouridine synthase, which translates to MSSFDNFVYAPPQDPISILYEDEDLVVIDKPAGLLSVPGRLAEHHDSAYFRVLDIYPNAKITHRLDMATSGILMFAKHRDAEVGVSKMFQARTVKKHYVALVQGQIAPQGSVDVPLITDWENRPRQIVHFELGKPSQTLFELVDYDQNLDVSRVLLTPITGRSHQLRVHMQYIGHPITGDKLYHPEPARSQLGRMALHASYLAFQHPLQGNEVEIKGVVPF; encoded by the coding sequence ATGTCTTCCTTTGACAATTTTGTATACGCTCCACCTCAAGATCCGATTTCGATTCTGTATGAAGATGAAGACTTGGTGGTGATTGATAAACCTGCGGGTTTATTGTCTGTGCCGGGGCGTTTAGCTGAACATCATGACAGTGCGTATTTTCGAGTACTCGACATTTATCCCAATGCCAAAATCACCCATCGTTTAGACATGGCGACTTCAGGTATTTTGATGTTTGCCAAACATCGTGATGCAGAAGTGGGGGTGAGTAAAATGTTCCAAGCACGCACAGTGAAAAAACATTATGTGGCATTGGTACAAGGTCAAATCGCACCTCAAGGTTCGGTTGATGTGCCTTTAATCACCGATTGGGAAAATCGTCCCCGTCAGATTGTGCATTTTGAGTTGGGTAAACCCTCACAAACGCTATTTGAGTTGGTTGACTATGATCAAAACCTCGATGTGAGTCGAGTATTATTAACCCCAATCACAGGACGTTCGCACCAATTGCGGGTACATATGCAATATATTGGGCATCCGATTACGGGCGATAAGCTCTATCACCCTGAGCCTGCGCGAAGTCAATTGGGGCGTATGGCATTGCATGCCAGTTATTTGGCATTTCAGCATCCTTTACAAGGGAATGAGGTTGAGATTAAAGGTGTGGTGCCTTTTTAA
- a CDS encoding zinc ribbon-containing protein, producing MRRTTMVQAGSTPGTGFYFCVQCGHRAYLEIGTDRLPPCTKCQGNQFNNKNA from the coding sequence ATACGGAGAACGACAATGGTTCAAGCTGGCTCTACACCCGGAACAGGCTTCTATTTTTGCGTTCAGTGCGGTCACCGCGCTTACTTAGAAATTGGTACAGACCGTTTACCACCGTGTACCAAGTGCCAAGGCAATCAGTTTAACAACAAGAACGCCTAA
- a CDS encoding DUF4126 domain-containing protein, whose amino-acid sequence METILGLCIGIGLSAACGFRVFVPLLVMSIAAITGLFEPSKGLEWLAMPAVCIALGIATVCEIAAYYIPWVDNVLDTIATPAAMVAGTLSTMAVSSGEMSQFASWASAIIVGGGTAGAVQMGTVAVRAVSTATTGGVANPVVSTGEWIGAAVLSVLSLIVPVLVVVVVIIAVIWMARWVSRKKSENTHATTTL is encoded by the coding sequence ATGGAAACCATTCTTGGACTTTGTATCGGCATAGGACTCAGTGCAGCCTGTGGCTTTCGTGTTTTTGTACCCTTGTTGGTCATGAGCATTGCCGCAATCACCGGTTTATTTGAACCCTCAAAAGGACTCGAATGGCTTGCGATGCCTGCGGTCTGTATTGCACTTGGGATTGCTACAGTCTGTGAAATTGCAGCCTATTACATTCCTTGGGTGGACAATGTCTTGGACACCATTGCTACACCCGCAGCGATGGTCGCAGGCACACTCAGTACCATGGCAGTTAGTTCAGGGGAAATGTCGCAGTTTGCCAGTTGGGCGTCTGCGATTATAGTCGGTGGTGGAACAGCAGGGGCGGTACAAATGGGGACGGTTGCCGTACGTGCAGTATCGACTGCGACCACAGGCGGGGTGGCAAATCCTGTGGTGTCTACAGGCGAATGGATTGGGGCAGCAGTGTTATCGGTGCTGTCATTGATTGTGCCGGTATTGGTGGTTGTGGTGGTGATTATTGCGGTGATTTGGATGGCTCGATGGGTGAGTCGTAAGAAATCGGAAAATACCCATGCCACAACAACACTTTAG
- a CDS encoding TPM domain-containing protein, giving the protein MDSTQTLSANEIEKLKLQNEQLYQDANVDFKILMIPSTQGESIEQYALDVFNTIKIGNEKLDNGLLLIIAKDDRKMRFEVGYGLEGDFTDIEAGRIIRYDLAPYFKQNQYYDGIQTATDSVYSSVSSVNKDNDLSHTQNELQSNTDVELSLGTVILVLILYGISGLILATPLLLLFLYFKNRNKAKTPLPEIVMGTDGQQYIRIKKNRERPFEPYSEAKDHREQKSSSSSTLNPHSTSSSTKRDSGGSSGGGGASGSW; this is encoded by the coding sequence GTGGATTCTACACAAACCCTAAGCGCCAATGAAATTGAAAAACTAAAACTGCAAAATGAGCAACTTTACCAAGATGCGAATGTCGATTTTAAAATTTTGATGATTCCCTCTACTCAAGGAGAATCCATTGAGCAGTATGCCTTAGACGTATTCAACACCATCAAAATTGGCAATGAAAAGCTCGATAATGGTTTATTACTCATCATCGCTAAAGATGACCGGAAGATGCGCTTTGAAGTCGGTTATGGTTTGGAGGGTGATTTCACCGATATAGAGGCAGGACGTATTATTCGATACGATCTTGCCCCCTATTTTAAACAGAATCAATATTACGATGGAATTCAGACTGCGACAGATTCGGTATACAGTAGCGTTTCAAGTGTAAATAAAGACAACGATTTATCACACACACAAAATGAACTGCAATCGAATACAGATGTAGAACTTTCATTGGGCACAGTGATTTTGGTTCTGATCCTTTATGGTATCAGTGGCTTAATCCTTGCGACTCCCCTTTTACTGCTGTTCTTATATTTTAAAAACAGAAACAAAGCCAAAACGCCACTTCCTGAGATCGTGATGGGTACGGATGGTCAGCAATATATAAGAATCAAAAAAAACCGTGAGCGTCCGTTTGAGCCATATAGCGAAGCAAAAGACCACAGAGAGCAAAAATCATCTTCAAGTTCAACATTGAATCCTCACTCGACATCTTCCTCCACTAAACGTGATTCAGGCGGCAGTTCTGGCGGTGGCGGTGCTTCAGGCTCATGGTGA
- a CDS encoding GGDEF domain-containing protein, which produces MTHLLARSVVIRRLLIVFMIGGFGWIDLLTGYEFSFALLYLLPVFVAAWYDNKFISGLSVLSSVLVWFYADYSSGHVYSYPIVPYWNALVRIIFFGIVAVLLYKVRGNLNAMTQMAMQDTLTSLDNSRAFNLEYQQIRRHGIKKNQKLAIGIIDLDGFKTVNDTLGHSKGDDILVEFAQILRSSTRSTDTVARLGGDEFVVILQNTNTQGAEDYSQRLRTVFNQSGLKQRYGVDFSMGISLFEALPEDLDEATHQADQLMYKSKMSGKSRTTIHVA; this is translated from the coding sequence ATGACACATCTCCTAGCGCGAAGCGTAGTCATTCGCAGGCTACTTATTGTGTTTATGATTGGCGGATTTGGTTGGATTGATCTGTTAACCGGCTATGAATTTTCATTTGCCTTACTGTATTTATTGCCTGTGTTTGTGGCTGCTTGGTATGACAATAAATTTATTAGCGGACTGAGTGTCTTATCCTCGGTCTTGGTATGGTTCTATGCCGACTATAGTTCAGGTCATGTGTATAGCTATCCGATCGTACCGTATTGGAATGCGTTGGTTCGTATTATCTTTTTTGGCATTGTGGCGGTGTTGCTTTATAAAGTGCGTGGCAATCTAAACGCCATGACCCAAATGGCGATGCAAGACACTTTGACTTCACTGGATAATTCGCGCGCTTTTAATTTGGAATATCAACAGATTCGCCGGCACGGTATCAAAAAAAATCAAAAGCTGGCGATCGGGATTATCGACTTAGATGGTTTTAAGACCGTGAATGACACGCTGGGACACAGCAAAGGCGATGATATTTTGGTGGAGTTTGCGCAAATCCTGCGTTCTTCCACCCGCAGTACAGATACCGTGGCAAGGCTGGGGGGGGATGAGTTTGTGGTGATTCTACAAAATACCAATACCCAAGGGGCAGAAGATTATTCGCAGCGCTTACGCACCGTATTTAATCAAAGTGGTTTGAAACAGCGCTACGGTGTGGATTTTAGTATGGGCATTAGCTTATTTGAAGCGCTACCTGAAGACCTCGATGAAGCGACTCATCAAGCTGATCAACTCATGTATAAATCTAAAATGTCGGGCAAATCACGCACCACCATTCATGTGGCTTAA